The genomic stretch TCttcttttcatcatttttctttttcatttggaAATATACTTTCATCTATGGAAAActtgtatttattttcgtccGATGTATCTTGGTAAAATTGAAGATACATTGAGtcacatttttcaacaaaaaaaaaatctatcaaccttttagaaacggcaaacgtatatcgcaacaaaattttttacatcGTTGATTTGTATAAACTGTCAGctagtgtttgatacaaaatctatcacttcaataTTTCTATCTGCAATGTAAGAGAACACTAGTCTCAATCAATCAATCGCCTATTCTTgccgtcgttgtcgatagcagatgactagccgtttctatgaggttgaaaaagaaaacaacatcCGAGTGACATTGTCGCTTTAACAGTTCAACTCAAATAAATTATGCAGTCCagtccatacatttttgtcgtcgtgAATATTTATATggctaaaaatgtatttaattttttgttttgctttttaaGTTTGTcacttttgaattttctcgtctctcctttgttgttgttgttggtttggttgttgttattgttgttgtgtgttgcagacaaaaaaaagttaatctCATTCagtcattaattattttctcagtttttcttcttttttttaaatcgtctTCTTGCGTTTTTCATACAATTATCTGAATTGGATGAGATGCATGAGGTATTTGGTATTCGAAACTGCAAGCagaaaaaggaaagaaacaaaatcattatttGGGCGCTCTGTTAAGGGTGGGAGTGGGATTTTCAGAAAGACAATACTGAGTACTTTCAAGGATTTTCCTATCGTTTTCCACGGTTTTTCAGCGGATTTTTACTGATTCTGGATGGATTTCTTTTATGTAAACGACGTAGCGCGATGTTGTtcttaaatctattacttcttttgctagtgtttgacacaaaatctattacttcgtttgctTTAACATACGTTTTGAAAATACGACACGGTGTGTCTGAACCGATTTTAAgtgataatttttgaaaaacggatttttttttgattttggaCGCCACAAAAAtcagaatacaaaaaaatgtttgttttgtgaCACCAAACAATTATGCATTGCTGAATTCCACATACAAAATACtttattttcatgatttttcaaaatcagtCCGATGTGTTGACGATCTTTGACGAGAAGATGTAGGAAACGGTTCAAACACACATCTCTCAATTAGAGCACACCGGCATCAAAAACGAAGCTTTGATACTGAAACGCGTCGTTAGAGGTATTTTGTCTGAATCATATACTCCTGAGCATGGTGGATCGTAAGTtaatattgaattaaaattcttagCCTTTACATAATACATCTTCAAAAAGCTTTTGTAATTCAATCAGCCACAACcagaaaatgttaatttatcTCGAAGACAATAATCTCGAAGACAGGCCTTACAATACCAATAAACGAATCAGCAAATTCTTCCATGCATTCAACACGAATTTTCTATTAGTTCCATGTCAATGGTCGGAAATAAGTTTGAGATATAAAAACTGCCGGAATACACAAACTATAATAGAATTCTTCTATGACGATTCGGCAAACAGAGAGAAAGAGCTAAGAAAGCTATATTGTCATTTTCGTAAGCTGGAATCTCTAGTGCAAAATCTACAACATTATTCCTTCACATTGAATACGGATTGTTTACGAGCAAACATTTGATTTACTGGTTCGTGTTTTAAGCACAAAGAAAGTGTATGCCATGCATCTCGATGATGACAAACGTACCGACTATTTCAATATCCAattccattcattttcattttctttactaAATCTAAAACTCATCACCTAGCTCAGTCTTTGCAAATAGACATACGTGTACTCAGTACATGTGTATATGTACATATATGAGTGTGTATAAGCAGCTTTCTGCTTTACCACACCGAACAACCACTAAATATGCTTTCACAGCTCTTACGAAAGCTTTCATTAAATCCGttgtatttatttgaaaattgattgttATGTCAGTTCTACTCAGCTCAACGAGATGGATAACAATGTCAACTTTGACAACTTTGACGACTTTGACGGACAAATGaagttaatttatttctgtaCCCGACCGAAATAACAGCGCAATTTAAtgcgaaaataattaaacgaAATGGAGGTTGGGGAGATAGAGAAACGTAAATAGATTTTCTTACCATTCCATGACCTATTTCGGTCCACCAGGATGTGAATACTGAGTGTAAGCTTCGTCTGGCGAAGCTGCAGTACTAGCCTGCTCTGAATCAGGCATTTGCATTGTTGGTATAATCGTTTGTGGATAGTACGGATATGGTGGACTTATGTACTGTAATGAGACAATCAATTATTCTCTTGGCCATGAACGTTGGTGAATCGAGTAAACTTACCGATGAGCCAATTTGCAACGCTGCCATAGGTGGCATCATATGTCCGTATGGTACAGCTCCAGCATCGCTACTCATAATCATCGACACGCCACGTGGTTGAACCTGTGATACACCTTCAGGTTTATATGCCTGGGTTAATTGAGCCATCTGCATATACTGAATCTGATGGCGACAGGAACATTGGTAAATTGTCTGAATCATACAATTGCATATGCAACAAATACCTGATCATCAACCTGAGCCATTGGTTGTGAAGTCATCATATAACCCGGAACTGCATATCCAGGCATTGCATAACTGCCCACTTGTGGTACATATCGTGGAAATGGTGTACCAAGCTGAGCGCCAACATTCATACTAACGCCATTTTGTGGAATAGCTGCGGTGTCGTAAGCAACTGGAATTCCCTGAAGGATCTGTTTCGTTGGtggaaaagaaagaaagaaaaaaaccggTTCAAGGTTTTCGTTTTAGCGAAATAATGTCATGCTAATCAAAACAGTACATTTACTTCTGTCACATCTCGCCAAGCCCGACCATTCGGATCGGGACTCTTAAAGGCCTTTTTCTTTGAACCACCATCGGCAAATTTTACTAGCAATGGATCTTTAGCACCGGTTAATTGAGTACCGTTGAACATTTGGATAATTTGTTCACATTTCTCACGAGATTCCATTCGAGCGAAACCAACACCTAGATGACAtagttttcattattttgttataGTCCAATAATTCTACAAAAGAAATAATCATTCACCTTTCGATTGCCCTTGCTGGTCGCGTAATATGCGAGTGGAAATGACTTGGCCATATTTAGATAAAAGATTTTCGAGATCGGTCTCTTTAAATGCTGTTGGTAAGTTGGCGATATACAGGTTGGTTGGGTCCTGTTCTTGTTGCTGCTTATTAGTTGTGAatatacgaagaaaaaaacccAAAATTAGTTTGATATTCAACAGCCAATTTGAAGTCAAAATTTTAGGATAAAGGACcgaggaaaaatgttttcattagTAAGTTTGATTCGTTAAATAAATGATCATTATCGATAGCAATGACATGCGTACTTGATGTCCATGTAATTAAACGAAACGTATTATATAATGCACTGCACGGCATGTCACATTATATTTCCGATgcacaaacaacaaatttatataTTCGAATGCCATGCGAATGCATATGCAATGTTATAGAATTCAAATATTGGAGATAAGATTGCAGTTTGTATCACATCATTACATTCCATCAAGCGACGCTTGACTGTGCACCataatcgataaatttaacgaaagagTCAGGATTATTATAGGATAATTGGTATACATTGcttctttctttcatttcgtTACTGTAGGAcggtaaataattttcaccCAATTTTCACGCATTGTGGTACGCTTCTTTTATCTTTGATCAATTTGTTTGatgattaattaaatttgaaggaGCAGAAGATAAATTCTAAGTAATTTGAATATGACGTTTCATGTAGTGTGTGTTTAACATTTGCAAAACTGTAAGTTACACAGTCTTGGTAATTGCGCTGCcacattctttttttctttgaagaaATTCTCTAGATTGTCTGATGGAAACGACACATCGGCATCGTAAAGGGATAAGTTTGGTACCAACGAGCGTTGCTACAGGATTATGTATTTAGCTGGTAAAAAATCTTCTCGTACAGTAAACTACTGCGGTACTTTTCGTACAGGATACTGCGATACTTTTtactaaaaaattgtttataatttcaaaagaGATTTTCAGTGACCGGTATAAACAAGTCCTTAGCGGTATAGTAGATTCTGTCTTGTTCACAGCTGTATAAAATATTAAGACATTCAATTGTCCGGAAACGCACCACAGTAATTTCATTATGTTTcaatttcaagtaaaattttctttttcaatcattttaatgtaaaaacgACCAAAAAGCAAGTAACCAACTAGGATGTATTGTATATTAGTCGGTATCGCTCATTACGACTATATAAATAGTAATTTCCatgattcgatttttttttaattcaatcagCTGAACACAAATTGGAATTGACGCACAATcgagtaataaaaaaataatgaaaaaaagaaatccgtAGCGGATACACCAGAATGAACACAATCGTTACAATGTCGCAATGTTGTTGAAAGGGTCGAAATACGTTCGGCAAAGATGAGGTCATCAAATTTAGGGCCATTTATTATCAATCAATAGCATGTACAACCCGCATTTTAAAGGAAtacgaaaaaattaattagttaTTAAACGTTGTAGCGGCCATCAGGATATATCATTGATTCCCTCTTCTTCTGTTCGTTCATCAGTAATTTTGTTTCCCCATACAAAAAGAGAGATTTgtgatgaatgaaaaaaattacagaaGAAAATACGTCGATTTGaattaattagaaattctAATTGTGTTTATTCGGTGATtctaacaaaagaattctgtgTTACTATTCTGTGgctcatttaaataaatagaaaGGAAGTCGAAATCAAAGAATTTATAATCAACATCCGACCAACATCAGCAGCATCAATATAAATTGGTCATACAGGACAACAGAGAATGTGTATatgagtagaaaaaaaaaatcggattcTATGTGATAGAAAAAAATCGCCTTCCCATCGTAATTGTTCCTTTTCACACTATATTTCTGCGAAAAAATATCCCATGTTCAGTGTTGAAAAGGCGACGTTGCATGATAATTAATCATTTTGCGGTAGACATGTAGAGCGTTAACATTAATAATATACGATTCAATTACGAGGAgcgataataattttttaattttaattggtttGTGTGTTGTGACGATTTATCAAATACAATCCGAATTAATTAAATCCTATTTCGGTAAAGACTGTAAGAATTGACGATAAGGTGATATCATCAACATCTAATTTGAAATCTGCGAGCATTGCAACATAAATTGTATTCAATATAATCATCAGTGTTTGCATTTGAGGATTTATTTCTTGTGGCATTAGAAGAACAAGGTGAAAGCAGCACAAATAAATTACGGAGAAGTTGATTGATTTTTAACTTAAAACTTGGGGAAGCAGttaattctttcattttcgaCTTACGTCATTATGACAATTTAGATTCGTATGACAATATGGTAGGTACAGGCCCTGTACATACTACAgggagagaaaagtgaaattcgacatgttttctgatttggaagttgttgtggtttgtaaatgattatGTTCTTTTTGCGAGTTCGTGTCCAACAAAAATGTACTAAATGGTAATACTTACCAATGAaactaatgttgaaaatgTCACTTCTTGTGAGAAACTTATCGATCGAGGCATAGCCGAGGTCGGTAAAGACACAAGAAGTGCCATTTCCAGCATTTGTTCCATTGTCAGGTAAGGCActttactcaaaaacttgaggtaaagtttcaCCAcggtgaaataaaattaactgtacctcacgtttttgagttaacattttcattataactAGTTTTAGGAACCTGTGGcatcaattacaaaccacaacaacttcCAAATCAGAAAACTGTCGTATTGAAATTCTTCTAAACCAAAGTATCCTAAATAGTTCCAGTTTCGCTATTCTTGTATccgaaatatttgtttaatgtGACAAAAAAGGGGTGTGTTACTCGACCATTGATCTTGAGGTTACATAATTTGATCAACCATACCCATGATTTACGAAATATGATTTTCTTATTGAAATAAGAGACCACCATAGGCCACACTATTTAATTGCTATCAAAATGTTGATCGATTGAATAAGAAAAAGCCAAGTAATATTATCGGTAATCCCGCTGACGAGTCTAGAGAGAAGAAAAAGCGAAATGAGtttgtcatcaaaattcaattggtTATGATGTTGACATCGTAATGACACAGACATTCAGCAAATGAGTAAAAGTTTACAACGCATGTGATGATTCTATGTTATAAACACATAGATTCCGATATATATATcgataaaatagaaattcagAGAGTACATCAATTCCATATTGGTATCCATATTATcactgaatgaaaaaaaaaaacagtgaaTCGTTCAAGTGTATTTGAATTTATATGTACACAGAAGTTGGCTATAAAAGAAAAGTAAGTAATATGTTAATCTCTGTTATCTATGTAAATGTATATATAGAGAGATATATATATTGATTAAACAAGTCTACCAAACTCTTCTAACTTAGTAAAATAGAATTCTCAATATAATTATGGCCGGCGTCATTTGTCTATGGTATATATAGTAGTACGTTTAATAATATTACATgtaaatatatggaaaaaattacttggattttatatttttctattgCTTAATAACTGTACAATAACTTGTAATATTGTTttatatctatctatctatctatccatCTACCTATCTAGAAGTTCGTTCATAATATaacaaattaaagaaaaaaattggtaattcAACTAAGATTTGCAGACGCTTCAAAAGAAACCCAAAAGAAACtagaatattaaaataaagaaaattaatttccatcGGCTGcacaatttcgaaaaatttcccTTTATGCTTCAATGGAATTTGGTGTAGGTaggaaattttctttaatttgataaaaaacaatttcaactaTTTAATTTACACGGTTTGAATATATCACTCTATTCAAAATAATGATAAGGTAAAATGTGGGTAATTCACTCTATTATTATTATGGTTCTAGATGGCATTTTGTAATAACATGGTAAAATATAATATATGAAAAGTATAAAATCGAATTAGTTTTATAATTTGACTTTAATGTAAAGCACTACATGTATGCGAATGTGGGAATGTAAgtataatttgataattgtGTTATGAAAAGAGTGTGTGGTATTGTTGTGTATTATTATGCCGTGCAGCGTGGACTAATAAAGTTGATTTGGAAAATGGGAAAGGAAtgtttcacaacgcaggcgagaaaatagtcattttctcacttcagctgaaacttcgggagcctttgttgtgaaaaagattgtgatattttttaaattgtattttatagGGTGACTTGAGGTGGCACAGCTCTGCTCCAGAAGCAGTATTATGCTTATGACCCTCGCTATACTCTAACAACAccttcgaaatgaaaatttcaacttttcttcACTCGGTGATCAAATAACTATATCTTTACTAATTCAGGGAATAACCATTTTTGTGACACAATCGTGACACAGAGCAAGAGCAGCATATAATTCTGCATACCGAATTCAAGTCTTTTCGTTGTAAACTGAATTTATTCGGGGCGAATATTTTAGGAAAAGAATTGTGCATGTTGTAAGCACGTCGCATTCGAAAATGGCACACCATGACTCAATTGTTTTGATCTCGCATCtagattgtttttttttatcgattgaGGATGTTGACAATCAAAACAATATTATATGGAAACGACGAGATATAAAGTCACCGCATCACATTTATCTTTTATAGTCTTCGTCGCACATCttcaaattaacgaaaataaaCATCAGAAAAATTTACTAGAATTTGTTTTGCTCGTTGGCATCGCCTTTCGATATGCGCTTCATTTTAAGTAAATATCATAAAACATTCCACAAATTAGTTTGcgatttaaatttcattcagaaaaaaaaattgcggtTTTCCGATGCTTGCCTGTTGCAGTCttatacaaatttgaacgaacCGAGTGTTTATATTCAACGAAATACTTTCCGGTTGACTGATGTTTTGCAGAGCAATTGAAATGTTTCTAGGAATAAGAAATTCACTCTGGAAATTCAAATGATAAATAAGTAAAGAAAAATACTCGGAAAGAGATGTGCGGACATTTATCAAAATGCTTGCAAGCTCGTTTGTAAGATACATGGAGTATCTTTTACAGAATTTTAAAAGTGAGTGGATGAGTTGTTTTGCTGTACAACCTATTTAATATTAATTTGGAGCAATTCCACGCGAATGCTCCACCCGTACAATGTTCTTTGCTGCATAACAACGGAGCATGTTATTCGGAGATTATCATATCCTATTTACGAACTACAGCTTCAGTAAAGCTTTGAAAGTCATACGATAATCTCTTACGATAAGCTGTGATGATAAGCTGAAAGGAAAATTGAACGGGTTGGACATTCGCATGGAATGACCTTTTACATTTTGCTGGATGTATGTTATATGATGCTGTGTGTCGTTGTCtgttttgttgaataaatattttagtttcttGGCAAATTAGTTGTATGGAAGTGTACCATTTTGTGTTGGTTTAgggataaataataaaaataaaaatctatttttactTTGACGAACACATTTCAACTGTTTCGATCTCTATGTAAATGGCTTTAattaaactttgttttttgtattaGATTAAATTACACTTGCTGTATTACTGTTTTCATAACTGACCATCGTTccttttctaaaaaaaactctacaaatAGACTTAACTTTTGTCgtctaagattttcaaaagattagtaaataaattaacgGACAATTATTGGTGTTGAGATAGGTTGAGTCAAGgcaatttattgtttgtttcatAATTTCTTCGTTTCTTAGCTACACAAATTGAATCTCCATACTCCCTATTTATTGTGCAATAAATGGGCCTTTCCATTATGCACTCGTCCTTTGAGCCTAATCTTTCTCCTTTTCTGTTTGAATAACGAATTTTGCATAGTTGTCGCCTTGACTTTGCAGTATTTTTCTTAATGGTTGACAATCTTAACTTCTACTTatgagaattgaaaattatttctttaaaaagaTATTCCATTGACGAGAACATGTGACCTCATGTGCTTAGAAAACCAAGGGTATAAAtcttgtgaaataatttttagtcaGAGGACAGCCACAAGCTCTTTTCCagcatacaaacaaaagtgcttAAAGTTGTTTATACGAGTTACACGAACACACGTTTTAGCGGTAAAATCATATAAAGCCTTCCAAATAGTTTTGTTTCTAtgagctgaaaaacagctgaagaaagttcatgtctaaatttcactgactttCCCTGTACAATCAGAATATCATCTCGTCTTGTTCGTTGTTCGTATATAAAAACCTTTTTAAAAGGGCGAAGTGTTTAAGAGAAGTTTTCATTCGTTAACCAAGCGGgaagaatttaattatttccataTACTGTTCGGAATCATACAAGGTATAACGGGTTGatcgtttaaaaattttcaacccGAACACAATAGATGAAATTCCAAGAAGTACATCGGTTGACCGTGCTATAAATAGTTAATATCACCGTATTAATTCATATTCAGTTGAGATAAAGATAAATAATAAGAGATGCCATAAAATGTGGCCGTCGTGATatgtgaaaattcaaattcaatagTTGAGTGTAATTAAATTGAGGTTATTGTGGTCGATGAGATTTGAAATGGTGATATATGGACCATATGTTGAAGAAATCAGTTTTCAGATAATGCACCGTGGAGGTTATTAAAAAACTGTACATTAATAACCATTGGCTACGAGAGATAGAGGAGAAATTTTGTCGTGTTGTCTGATGACTAGACGAACAGTAACAGAAAGGTGTTAATACTTTCACATCCTGGTCATAATACATTCTTCCGATAGGGTCTAAAAACTGATGTGTCTACCtcttaaatcattttttttgacacTGACTATTAAAAGCACTCATTCCTATTTCCATACAGCAAACacttcattaaaaattaataacaCGCGTCGCTTCTCACTATAGTTATGGCGTCAAAGTCAAActaaacatttcaattcaTAAATTGCCTTGACTAcatcaataatatttttgttttggtaaTGTAAACTATATAGATTCAATTAGATTATTTATTGGAATTCATTAATTGGATAAAATCataagaaacaaaatattcacaatAAGAAACACAAGtcgaaaaacaaatgaatgaaaaccGAACTCGTCAAAAGAAGCGTGATGAGAAAAGTTCAAGGAATTTAATAACAGAATTCATCGCATTATTGTCCTTCTTACAACAGTTGAAAGACTTTTACATGAAGTAAATCGCAAGAAATTAATGAATTCTATTCATTGTCACGTTCCGGCAGCATTATTACTTTGTGTTATACACACAAATGTATTAATAAAGGACTGGGTTTCAATCATTGATGcgagaagagaagaaaaaaaaaattgttgagcAAAAAGAAACGTCGTCAGTCGTCACTCTTTGCAATTGGAAATAGTTTCGAATTTTAAAACGATTGATTCGAGAAATGTTTTGcgatttttaattataattcgTCCGTTTGAATTTGCTGATTCATCCAAAtgcaaaatcatttcaaaattgtcGTGTTGCTCAATATCAATAATGATGACTGCTTTCGTACTATACGTCTAAGTCCAACTATTCTGATAGTTTATAGCTTACTTGACCAGTCGACTCGTCTCATGTACAAAGAACCAGACAAGTAGACATGAtctattttatacaaaaattcgTAACGACTAATTACTTCCAACAATCTActacaacaaaattttgacaatatgATGGAGGTAAGGTCGAATCAATTAAATTACCCTCAGAACAGAGACTGAGAAAACTGTACCTACTTTCGAACTTATAatgattagattagattagatagGTTAATTCAGTCTAAAAAGGGTTTGAGCGATAATACGGATAATACACACATCGAGTTGAATTAGAAAAACTTTCTTATGTTAAGGGCCCACGCTCACATTCTATGTTGGATTTTGTGAAAGTGTTAGCAAGACTTGTCGGGTAAACTACactcattcaataaaaatttgctgTGCTCATACCCTCGCATAGTGCAAAAGTATGCAATGAAAGGtcagaatttcaattattccaccgactaaaaattttcaaaatagcTCTCGTAGTTATTGAAATGACACAGCAACGGACTATGTGTTGGAATATAATACATCCATTGAAATCCATAAAATTCTATGCGTACGTGACTTTTAAAAGGAGTTTGCCAGTATGCTAGTACacataattaaaaatgttacatttatcgcaaacgtttttttttttcgtttcattttgtgtgtgtatgtaaCCAATACGGATTGTATCGCAGTGAATTGTTGCATTCAGAAACGAAAACCGTGTCGGCATTATCACTTACATCCTGTTTCTCATCAAagattaaatgaaaaacacaATAGTTTTATGTATACCAAAatgaagacgaagaaaaatgaaagaaaaattgaaaaaaaaaagaaatgaaatcaacagaaacgaaaaaaaagtagaaTGAATGGGAAAGGTGGGGTAAGTATTACTTGCATGCAAACAAACGTACAATCGCCGGCCTGTGTAACATCCAGATACCCACTTTGGCCATCTGAGCTTGAATGCCCTTCGATTGGAGCCCTTTTACCGCTCCTTCAGCACATGCGGCTGATTCAAAGTCTACAAAACCATAACCTGTAATCAGAAAGAAATCCAAATGATACGTAAATCTAGCCGATATACGAAAGTGTCATGAAGGTTAatgcaaatatttcatttttaataatattgtgTATGCAATTGCAAATATAGTGATCCAATCAACTACtaaaatttgtgtaaaatgtgcaccagaaaaaaacgaaacaaaattgtaacagaaaaataattcataaaataGCACAAAATACCTTTacatttgtttgttgttttatcTAAAATTGCCTTAGTGGAAATGATAGTTCCGTatctgaaaagaaaagaaagacaaACAATCAGTACACTTTTCGTTTGTAAAGTTAGGATTGGATTCTCtttgttttacaatttatctTATGGAGATATCGAatgtattttcgattttatttatgtgcTAATAGAAATGCTAAGTAAAAGTATAACAGTTGCTTCCATATTTGCCTATTCACGGGGCGGGGTGAGCCTTTTGTTCAATTGTTATCTGAGAAAATGAACACCGGcccacaaataaataaaaatctaaaatttatgCGACTCGTGTCTCACTCGCAATAGGATGAGCACGGAGTAAAATCCTCAGACTCTATTACTCATCACGATAACAGCAGGTAGAGTGCTATTACACACCTGAATATTCTTGTTGCCTGGAGCAAATTCTGAGCAGACAGAAGGCGTAATAGTCCACTAAAAGAagctttgtgaaaaatatGGCCAACTGATTTTACTACCTGGCCCAtctgaaagttgaccattacatatcGATTTCTTACTGCAAAAATGTTCGATTGCATATggactattttcggttcaattttttcattttcctatgTGGTAATCACTTGCGCATGGGTGAGGTAGTAGACCAGagtacattggatgctgctgaGAACTTAATTACTtcggaaacaactttgtgatactcgcaaactcactctTTTCGACAAGTTGCATACctccaatgaaagtgtaaaacaagtatggtctattgtccgctcggaggacataaaaatttgattttcgtacttaaacgcactcattttcatattattttgacataaaatgtgagtgcgtttaagacgaattcgccgatcgaccatacctgttcttgttctagactttcattgcatACCTCGGCCTTTGGCTCGGATATAGGTCAtcgaaaagacagttaccgaagaTTGTTGCAGGaaaaaacacacgagtgagtttgctTTTATAACAAAGATTTTACCTCATGTGATGAATTACTATGGCAGCATTTACTATAACCTGCTACTCCTCTTGCACATACCTTTACTGTATGTTCATTTGATCGAGAAATGAATCTCATAATTGCTTAATAGAGAGTACATTGTATACAGACAATTATTGGCTTGGcgtcatttattttttccgaatttattgtttgaaatttgcatagaaaccaaaat from Bradysia coprophila strain Holo2 unplaced genomic scaffold, BU_Bcop_v1 contig_138, whole genome shotgun sequence encodes the following:
- the LOC119073798 gene encoding protein alan shepard isoform X4; the protein is MQQPRYSPAPPIPTGIRPPPPMARPPAFANGTAAPPRNAYPGAPPGSIKGGQRPAMTSPAGGLAGAPYRGAGWTPQGYAPTQQAYRYTAPIHQPSYAAYTPHTTAYGQRVPTAASPSNTNSSSSSNTGSQSGTLSTSLSNTNTNTTMGPNGTSQVQETLSKTNLYIRGLQQCTTDKDLVIMCQQYGTIISTKAILDKTTNKCYGFVDFESAACAEGAVKGLQSKGIQAQMAKVGIWMLHRPAIQQQEQDPTNLYIANLPTAFKETDLENLLSKYGQVISTRILRDQQGQSKGVGFARMESREKCEQIIQMFNGTQLTGAKDPLLVKFADGGSKKKAFKSPDPNGRAWRDVTEVNILQGIPVAYDTAAIPQNGVSMNVGAQLGTPFPRYVPQVGSYAMPGYAVPGYMMTSQPMAQVDDQIQYMQMAQLTQAYKPEGVSQVQPRGVSMIMSSDAGAVPYGHMMPPMAALQIGSSYISPPYPYYPQTIIPTMQMPDSEQASTAASPDEAYTQYSHPGGPK
- the LOC119073798 gene encoding protein alan shepard isoform X6 — its product is MQQPRYSPAPPIPTGIRPPPPMARPPAFANGTAAPPRNAYPGAPPGSIKGGQRPAMTSPAGGLAGAPYRGAGWTPQGYAPTQQAYRYTAPIHQPSYAAYTPHTTAYGQRVPTAASPSNTNSSSSSNTGSQSGTLSTSLSNTNTNTTMGPNGTSQVQETLSKTNLYIRGLQQCTTDKDLVIMCQQYGTIISTKAILDKTTNKCYGFVDFESAACAEGAVKGLQSKGIQAQMAKVGIWMLHRPAIQQEQDPTNLYIANLPTAFKETDLENLLSKYGQVISTRILRDQQGQSKGVGFARMESREKCEQIIQMFNGTQLTGAKDPLLVKFADGGSKKKAFKSPDPNGRAWRDVTEVNILQGIPVAYDTAAIPQNGVSMNVGAQLGTPFPRYVPQVGSYAMPGYAVPGYMMTSQPMAQVDDQIQYMQMAQLTQAYKPEGVSQVQPRGVSMIMSSDAGAVPYGHMMPPMAALQIGSSYISPPYPYYPQTIIPTMQMPDSEQASTAASPDEAYTQYSHPGGPK
- the LOC119073798 gene encoding protein alan shepard isoform X7, with translation MQQPRYSPAPPIPTGIRPPPPMARPPAFANGTAAPPRNAYPGAPPGSIKGGQRPAMTSPAGGLAGAPYRGAGWTPQGYAPTQQAYRYTAPIHQPSYAAYTPHTTAYGQRVPTAASPSNTNSSSSSNTGSQSGTLSTSLSNTNTNTTMGPNGTSQVQETLSKTNLYIRGLQQCTTDKDLVIMCQQYGTIISTKAILDKTTNKCYGFVDFESAACAEGAVKGLQSKGIQAQMAKVGIWMLHRPAIQQQEQDPTNLYIANLPTAFKETDLENLLSKYGQVISTRILRDQQGQSKGVGFARMESREKCEQIIQMFNGTQLTGAKDPLLVKFADGGSKKKAFKSPDPNGRAWRDVTEILQGIPVAYDTAAIPQNGVSMNVGAQLGTPFPRYVPQVGSYAMPGYAVPGYMMTSQPMAQVDDQIQYMQMAQLTQAYKPEGVSQVQPRGVSMIMSSDAGAVPYGHMMPPMAALQIGSSYISPPYPYYPQTIIPTMQMPDSEQASTAASPDEAYTQYSHPGGPK
- the LOC119073798 gene encoding protein alan shepard isoform X18, giving the protein MFPQSSNLMTDSSYWLSQYSPPLYGQRVPTAASPSNTNSSSSSNTGSQSGTLSTSLSNTNTNTTMGPNGTSQVQETLSKTNLYIRGLQQCTTDKDLVIMCQQYGTIISTKAILDKTTNKCKGYGFVDFESAACAEGAVKGLQSKGIQAQMAKVGIWMLHRPAIQQQEQDPTNLYIANLPTAFKETDLENLLSKYGQVISTRILRDQQGQSKGVGFARMESREKCEQIIQMFNGTQLTGAKDPLLVKFADGGSKKKAFKSPDPNGRAWRDVTEILQGIPVAYDTAAIPQNGVSMNVGAQLGTPFPRYVPQVGSYAMPGYAVPGYMMTSQPMAQVDDQIQYMQMAQLTQAYKPEGVSQVQPRGVSMIMSSDAGAVPYGHMMPPMAALQIGSSYISPPYPYYPQTIIPTMQMPDSEQASTAASPDEAYTQYSHPGGPK